The proteins below are encoded in one region of Fibrella aestuarina BUZ 2:
- a CDS encoding PD-(D/E)XK nuclease family protein, which produces MTFLQQTANYIFAKHSAKVHQPMDNVWVILPTRRAVMVFEQELTQLTDRPMLAPHMVAVDDFITEAAGVQLIDNVSLLFELYEVFRELDKNVEFEQFVGWASVLLADLDRIDLYRIDPDHLFDYLTEAKALERWSPDQPQQLPFKTDSKALSHYFGLFSNLKAAYYKLRKRLLANELAYRGMAYRLLADGVRSLVVDKPGIYEKIYFVGFNALSACEEHIIRVLTSTDRAELIWDADSYYLADREQEAGFFLRKYKDSGLPGFKDRSGYVGQGDAQTVTVGDSLTTTAKQLQMMGLPTASLQAKVAGQLVSTTPPPAPPLELRGGGQTLREQTPLPLVQGEGPGVGSGAARTAIVLADETLLVPVLYALHESVRELNVTMGLTLRNSLLFTLIDTLFEMQRTLMEFKTPGQPAEKVPKFHHRQVVKLLNHPFVRQYEKIHALMAPDRDNELPKPLIDWMLAEVVTGKRAYLDEQELLELGQGDQLFDVLFKRWPANEPAVAIRALFNLVDLLREVYRDAQDTIEIEYLYLFFSLLKQLETTLTRQAQTPGSPAVTLKSFQQFLYELIRQTTIPFTSEGDSHVQLMGLLETRTLDFDRVIVLSANEGIMPQSRHLNSLIPFDIATEVGLPTYREQEAITAYHLYRLLQRATDVTFLYTTATDAYGKGKGEPSRFLRQIEHELVPAAKGNIRLTKPLLRVDHADRPDSVVLNVPKTETIRESLKTYLTERGLFPTALNHFVACSMRFYFERIVGIREEEEVDERIDVAEFGTWLHNTMENLDKEYRMLGKPVTQEVVKTLLDREYRNVMGGRVSDTGYNLLFYQLAHDLMQAFQDYQNRETLDKGITVLATERTLITYLPVDLGNGEVVTVKLGGKIDRLERLANGTIRIVDYKSGKVDLPTKVDPATLGESLMLLADEGNRWEKIRQLWLYKYLILKENQYPNVPVEAGFYSLRTFQKDPRFLSNRVAFSDDNDPATYITETENLLRQMVKRMFDKAQPFAMTNQIEQCQYCHYNKICGR; this is translated from the coding sequence GTGACGTTTCTTCAACAGACAGCCAATTATATTTTCGCCAAACACAGCGCGAAGGTCCATCAACCGATGGACAACGTCTGGGTGATTTTGCCCACCCGCCGCGCCGTGATGGTCTTCGAGCAGGAACTCACCCAACTCACCGACCGGCCCATGCTGGCCCCGCACATGGTGGCGGTCGATGATTTCATCACTGAAGCGGCCGGCGTGCAACTGATCGACAACGTCAGTCTGCTGTTTGAACTCTACGAAGTTTTCCGGGAACTCGACAAAAACGTCGAATTCGAGCAGTTTGTGGGCTGGGCATCGGTGCTGCTGGCCGACCTCGACCGCATCGACCTCTACCGTATTGATCCCGATCACCTGTTCGATTACCTCACGGAAGCCAAAGCCCTTGAGCGCTGGTCGCCCGATCAGCCGCAACAGCTGCCCTTCAAAACAGACAGCAAGGCCCTCTCGCATTACTTCGGGCTGTTCAGCAACCTCAAAGCCGCCTACTACAAGCTCCGCAAACGCCTGCTGGCTAACGAACTGGCCTACCGGGGCATGGCCTATCGCCTGCTGGCCGACGGGGTGCGTTCGTTGGTTGTTGATAAGCCAGGTATCTACGAAAAAATCTATTTCGTCGGGTTTAATGCGCTCTCGGCCTGCGAAGAACACATCATCCGGGTACTCACCAGCACCGACCGCGCCGAGCTGATCTGGGACGCCGACAGCTATTACCTCGCCGACCGCGAGCAGGAGGCGGGTTTTTTCCTGCGTAAATACAAAGACAGCGGCCTGCCTGGCTTCAAAGACCGCTCCGGGTACGTTGGTCAGGGCGACGCCCAGACCGTCACCGTCGGCGACAGCCTCACGACCACCGCCAAACAGCTCCAGATGATGGGCCTGCCCACCGCTTCCCTGCAAGCCAAAGTAGCCGGGCAGTTGGTGTCGACTACCCCACCCCCAGCCCCTCCCCTTGAACTAAGGGGAGGGGGGCAAACGCTTCGCGAGCAAACTCCCCTCCCCTTAGTTCAAGGGGAGGGGCCGGGGGTGGGGTCAGGGGCCGCCCGCACGGCTATCGTTCTGGCCGATGAAACGCTGCTTGTGCCAGTGCTGTACGCCCTGCACGAGTCGGTGCGCGAACTGAACGTCACGATGGGTCTGACGCTGCGCAACTCGCTGCTGTTCACGCTGATCGATACGCTGTTTGAGATGCAGCGCACGCTGATGGAATTCAAAACGCCGGGTCAGCCTGCCGAGAAAGTGCCGAAATTTCACCACCGGCAGGTCGTGAAGCTGTTGAACCACCCGTTTGTGCGGCAGTACGAGAAGATCCACGCGCTCATGGCTCCCGATCGGGACAACGAGCTACCCAAACCGCTGATCGACTGGATGTTGGCGGAAGTGGTGACGGGCAAACGTGCCTACCTCGACGAACAGGAACTGCTCGAACTGGGGCAGGGCGATCAGCTGTTCGATGTGCTCTTCAAACGCTGGCCCGCCAACGAGCCCGCAGTGGCGATCCGCGCCCTGTTCAATCTTGTTGATCTGCTGCGTGAGGTGTACCGAGACGCGCAGGACACCATCGAGATCGAATACCTGTACCTGTTTTTCAGCCTGTTGAAGCAACTCGAAACCACGCTCACCCGACAGGCTCAGACGCCGGGCTCACCGGCCGTGACGCTGAAAAGCTTCCAGCAGTTTCTGTACGAACTGATCCGGCAGACGACCATCCCCTTCACGAGCGAAGGCGACAGCCACGTGCAGTTGATGGGTCTGCTCGAAACCCGGACGCTCGACTTCGACCGGGTGATTGTGCTGTCGGCCAACGAGGGCATCATGCCGCAGTCGCGCCACCTCAACTCGCTCATTCCCTTCGACATTGCCACAGAAGTGGGCCTGCCTACCTACCGCGAGCAGGAAGCCATTACGGCCTACCACCTGTACCGGCTGCTGCAACGCGCCACCGACGTCACGTTTCTGTACACCACGGCAACCGATGCGTATGGCAAGGGCAAAGGCGAACCCAGCCGGTTTCTGCGCCAGATCGAGCACGAGCTGGTCCCTGCTGCCAAAGGCAACATTCGCCTCACAAAACCCCTGTTGCGCGTAGACCACGCCGACCGCCCCGACAGCGTCGTCTTGAACGTACCCAAGACCGAGACGATCCGCGAGAGCCTGAAAACGTACCTGACCGAGCGCGGCCTCTTTCCAACCGCGCTGAATCACTTCGTCGCCTGCTCAATGCGGTTTTATTTTGAACGGATTGTGGGCATTCGGGAAGAAGAAGAGGTCGACGAGCGCATCGACGTGGCCGAATTTGGCACCTGGCTGCACAACACCATGGAAAACCTCGACAAGGAGTACCGGATGCTGGGCAAGCCCGTTACGCAGGAGGTGGTGAAAACGCTGCTCGACCGCGAATACCGCAACGTAATGGGCGGGCGCGTGTCGGATACGGGCTACAACCTGCTGTTTTACCAGCTGGCCCACGACCTGATGCAGGCGTTTCAGGACTATCAGAACCGCGAAACCCTCGACAAAGGCATTACCGTGCTGGCCACCGAACGTACCCTGATCACGTACCTGCCGGTCGATCTGGGCAATGGCGAGGTGGTGACGGTAAAACTGGGCGGCAAAATCGACCGGCTCGAACGCCTCGCCAACGGCACAATCCGCATCGTCGATTACAAATCGGGCAAGGTCGATCTGCCGACCAAAGTCGACCCCGCCACGCTGGGTGAGTCGCTGATGTTGCTGGCCGACGAAGGCAATCGCTGGGAAAAAATCAGGCAGCTTTGGTTATATAAATACCTGATTCTTAAAGAGAATCAGTACCCCAACGTACCTGTGGAGGCGGGGTTCTATTCACTCCGCACCTTTCAGAAAGACCCGCGTTTCCTGAGCAACCGCGTCGCTTTCTCCGACGACAACGACCCCGCTACTTACATTACCGAAACCGAAAACCTGCTTCGGCAAATGGTGAAGCGCATGTTCGATAAAGCCCAGCCCTTTGCCATGACCAACCAGATCGAGCAGTGCCAGTATTGCCACTACAACAAGATCTGCGGGCGGTGA
- a CDS encoding methylmalonyl-CoA mutase family protein, giving the protein MTTSSTQTPDTQSGQATATPPTVQSGRIRLVTAASLFDGHDAAINLMRRLLQASGAEVIHLGHNRSVAEIVDCAIQEDAQGIAITSYQGGHIEFFKYMYDLLHERGAGHIRIFGGGGGTILPREIDELHAYGITRLYSPDDGRTMGLQGMIDDLLSHCVAQGARGAEQDDDLFATIARLITEAENGNSPSPQTLQALRQRYPRANGIPATQIPPVLGITGTGGAGKSSLVDELVLRFLRTYPDKTMAIISVDPSKRKTGGALLGDRIRMNTLNPAVSAGRVYMRSLATRQANLALSRHVQQAIDICKAASFDLIIVETSGIGQSDTEITEHADKTLYVMTAEYGAATQLEKIDMLDFADLIAINKFDKRGSLDALRDVRKQYRRNHNDWDTPDEELPILGTMAAQFNDVGMNALFARAAALLGMEPGIAQSSSATTSAPKAIIPPDRVRYLAEIVEESRRYDTFVEQQVALARKWYQLDGVLAMGIEDVRPFYDQIAAQLHPTAKQLLAQWPEMQRRYTADFYEFQVRDKTIRQPLYTETLSHLRIPKVALPKYADWGDVLRWLMTENVPGEFPYAAGVFPLKRDGEDPTRMFAGEGGPERTNRRFHYVSKGMPAKRLSTAFDSVTLYGEDPALRPDIFGKVGNSGVSICTLDDAKKLYSGFDLCDPATSVSMTINGPAPMLLAFFLNAAIDQQVEKWLNEQGKPSTQGTLQPPREAPTYSGPLPDGNNGLGLALLGTSGDRVIPAEVYEQIKANTLRKVRGTVQADILKEDQAQNTCIFSTEFALRMMGDIQEYFTQNRVQNFYSVSISGYHIAEAGANPISQLAFTLSNGFTFVEYYLSRGLRIDDFAPNLSFFFSNGMDPEYTVLGRVARRIWAKAMKHKYGANDRSQKLKYHIQTSGRSLHAQEIAFNDIRTTLQALLAIYDNTNSLHTNAYDEAITTPTEESVRRAMAIQLVINREFGLTKNENPLQGSFVVDELTNLVEEAVYQEFLAINERGGVLGAMERMYQRSKIQEESMHYEMLKHNGQLPIVGVNTFLDPNGSPTITPAEVIRSTDDEKRAQVDNVKAFQERHRADAETALQQLQHTALTGGNLFASLMEAAKVCSLGQMSAALYAVGGQYRRNM; this is encoded by the coding sequence ATGACGACTTCATCAACACAGACACCAGACACGCAATCGGGCCAGGCCACGGCGACGCCGCCCACCGTCCAATCGGGGCGAATCCGGCTCGTTACGGCGGCTTCGCTCTTCGACGGTCACGACGCCGCCATCAACCTGATGCGGCGGCTGTTGCAGGCATCGGGTGCCGAGGTGATTCACCTGGGCCACAACCGGTCGGTGGCCGAGATTGTCGACTGCGCCATTCAGGAAGACGCGCAGGGCATCGCCATCACGAGCTATCAGGGGGGGCACATCGAGTTTTTTAAGTACATGTATGACCTGCTGCACGAACGCGGCGCGGGCCATATCCGTATTTTTGGCGGCGGCGGCGGCACCATTCTGCCCCGCGAAATCGACGAGCTTCACGCCTACGGCATCACGCGCCTCTACAGCCCCGACGATGGCCGCACGATGGGCCTGCAAGGCATGATCGACGACCTGTTGAGCCACTGCGTGGCGCAGGGGGCAAGGGGCGCGGAGCAGGACGACGACTTATTTGCCACCATTGCCCGGCTGATTACAGAGGCCGAAAACGGCAACTCGCCCTCACCGCAAACCCTGCAAGCCCTGCGCCAACGGTACCCCCGCGCCAACGGCATCCCGGCCACACAGATTCCCCCCGTTTTGGGCATCACCGGCACGGGCGGCGCGGGTAAATCGTCGCTGGTCGATGAGTTGGTGCTACGTTTTCTGCGCACCTACCCCGACAAAACGATGGCGATCATTTCGGTCGATCCGTCGAAGCGCAAGACGGGTGGGGCCCTGCTGGGCGACCGCATTCGGATGAACACGCTGAACCCCGCCGTGAGCGCCGGGCGCGTCTACATGCGCTCGCTGGCGACCCGACAGGCCAACCTGGCCCTGAGCCGCCACGTTCAGCAGGCTATCGACATCTGCAAAGCGGCCAGCTTCGACCTCATTATCGTAGAAACGTCGGGCATTGGGCAGTCGGACACCGAAATCACCGAACACGCCGACAAGACGCTGTACGTAATGACCGCCGAGTATGGCGCGGCGACGCAGCTGGAAAAGATCGACATGCTCGATTTCGCTGACCTGATTGCCATCAATAAGTTCGACAAACGCGGCTCGCTCGATGCCCTCCGCGACGTCAGGAAGCAGTACCGCCGTAACCATAACGACTGGGATACCCCCGACGAGGAACTGCCTATTCTGGGTACAATGGCCGCGCAGTTTAACGATGTGGGGATGAACGCCCTGTTTGCGCGTGCTGCCGCGCTGCTGGGCATGGAGCCAGGTATCGCCCAGAGTAGCTCGGCCACCACTTCTGCGCCGAAGGCCATCATCCCTCCCGATCGGGTACGTTACCTGGCGGAGATCGTAGAAGAAAGCCGCCGCTACGACACCTTCGTGGAGCAGCAGGTCGCGCTGGCCCGCAAATGGTATCAGCTCGACGGTGTGCTGGCGATGGGCATCGAAGATGTACGGCCGTTCTACGACCAGATTGCCGCCCAGCTTCACCCTACCGCTAAACAGTTGCTGGCGCAGTGGCCGGAAATGCAGCGGCGCTATACAGCCGATTTCTACGAGTTTCAGGTACGTGACAAGACCATCCGCCAACCGCTCTACACCGAAACGCTGTCGCACCTGCGCATCCCGAAGGTGGCCCTGCCCAAATACGCCGATTGGGGCGACGTGCTGCGCTGGCTGATGACCGAGAACGTACCCGGCGAGTTTCCGTATGCGGCGGGCGTGTTCCCGCTCAAGCGCGACGGCGAAGACCCCACGCGCATGTTTGCGGGCGAAGGCGGCCCCGAGCGCACCAACCGGCGGTTCCACTACGTCTCGAAAGGGATGCCCGCCAAACGCCTCAGTACGGCGTTCGACTCGGTCACGCTCTACGGCGAAGACCCCGCCCTGCGCCCCGACATTTTCGGGAAAGTGGGCAACTCGGGCGTGAGCATCTGCACCCTCGACGACGCCAAGAAACTCTATTCTGGCTTCGATCTCTGCGACCCCGCCACCAGCGTGTCGATGACCATCAACGGACCAGCCCCCATGCTGCTGGCCTTCTTCCTCAACGCCGCCATTGATCAGCAGGTAGAGAAATGGCTGAACGAGCAGGGTAAGCCTTCGACGCAAGGCACCCTGCAACCCCCGCGCGAAGCACCCACCTACAGCGGCCCCCTCCCCGACGGCAACAACGGGCTGGGGCTGGCGCTGCTGGGTACGTCGGGCGACCGGGTGATTCCGGCGGAGGTGTACGAGCAGATCAAAGCCAATACGCTACGGAAAGTGCGGGGCACGGTGCAGGCCGATATTCTGAAGGAAGATCAGGCCCAGAACACCTGCATTTTCTCGACCGAGTTTGCGCTCCGGATGATGGGCGACATTCAGGAATACTTCACGCAAAACCGGGTACAGAATTTCTATTCGGTCTCCATTTCGGGCTACCACATTGCCGAAGCGGGCGCCAACCCCATCAGTCAGCTGGCGTTTACGCTGTCCAACGGCTTCACCTTCGTGGAGTACTACCTGAGCCGGGGCCTGCGGATCGACGATTTTGCCCCGAACCTGTCGTTCTTTTTCTCGAACGGCATGGACCCGGAATACACGGTGCTGGGCCGGGTGGCGCGGCGCATCTGGGCCAAAGCGATGAAGCACAAGTACGGGGCCAACGATCGCAGCCAGAAGCTGAAATACCACATCCAGACCTCAGGCCGGAGCCTCCACGCGCAGGAAATCGCGTTCAACGACATCCGCACGACCTTGCAGGCGCTGCTGGCGATCTACGACAACACCAACTCGCTGCACACCAATGCCTACGACGAGGCCATCACCACCCCCACCGAAGAGTCGGTGCGGCGGGCCATGGCCATTCAGCTGGTGATCAACCGGGAGTTCGGGCTAACCAAGAACGAAAATCCGTTGCAGGGTTCGTTTGTCGTTGACGAGCTGACTAATCTGGTTGAAGAGGCCGTGTATCAGGAGTTTCTGGCGATCAACGAGCGAGGCGGCGTGTTGGGTGCGATGGAGCGGATGTACCAGCGCAGCAAGATTCAGGAAGAGTCGATGCACTACGAAATGCTGAAGCATAACGGGCAACTGCCCATCGTCGGGGTCAATACGTTCCTCGACCCCAACGGGTCACCCACGATTACGCCCGCCGAAGTTATTCGTAGCACCGACGACGAAAAGCGCGCGCAGGTCGACAATGTCAAAGCCTTTCAGGAACGGCACAGGGCCGACGCCGAAACAGCGCTGCAACAGCTTCAGCACACGGCCCTGACCGGCGGTAATTTGTTTGCCTCACTCATGGAAGCCGCCAAAGTTTGCTCGCTGGGCCAGATGAGCGCAGCGCTGTATGCCGTTGGCGGGCAATACCGACGGAATATGTAG
- a CDS encoding sugar phosphate isomerase/epimerase family protein — translation MTNSISRKDFLKASGALALSLPFLSRTAALAKPLSSVGLQLYTLRNEVSKDLAGTLKSVAEIGYKELELFGYNNGTYFGKTPKELRSMLDGLGLKAPSGHFLVPQMQKDWDKAIDHAKELGQSYMVCAYLFPQERTKLDDYKRYVDLFNKSAEACKKAGIQFAYHNHDFEFQPLEGQVPYDLLLKGTDPNLVKMELDLYWATFAGKDPVAMFKENPGRFPMVHLKDIAKTEKREFAEVGTGSINFQRIMDARKTAGIKHFFVEQDVVSKGTPLEAIAISFANVKKLSV, via the coding sequence ATGACTAACTCTATTTCGCGCAAGGATTTCCTGAAAGCCAGCGGCGCACTGGCCCTTTCACTGCCGTTCCTGAGCCGCACCGCAGCACTGGCCAAACCCCTCAGCAGCGTTGGGCTGCAATTGTATACGCTTCGCAACGAAGTGAGTAAAGATTTGGCCGGCACGTTGAAAAGCGTGGCCGAGATCGGCTACAAAGAGCTGGAGCTGTTTGGCTACAACAACGGCACCTATTTTGGCAAAACGCCGAAAGAACTCCGTTCGATGCTCGACGGGCTGGGCCTGAAAGCCCCCAGCGGTCACTTCCTGGTCCCACAGATGCAGAAAGACTGGGATAAGGCCATCGACCACGCCAAAGAGCTGGGCCAGTCGTACATGGTTTGCGCCTATCTGTTTCCGCAGGAACGCACCAAGCTCGACGATTACAAACGCTACGTCGATCTGTTCAATAAATCGGCCGAAGCCTGTAAGAAAGCGGGTATTCAGTTTGCCTACCACAACCACGATTTTGAATTCCAGCCGCTCGAAGGGCAGGTGCCGTATGACCTGCTGCTGAAAGGCACCGACCCGAACCTGGTGAAGATGGAGCTGGACCTCTACTGGGCTACGTTTGCGGGCAAAGACCCCGTAGCCATGTTCAAGGAAAACCCCGGCCGCTTCCCGATGGTGCACCTGAAAGACATTGCCAAGACCGAAAAGCGCGAGTTTGCCGAGGTAGGCACCGGCTCGATCAACTTCCAGCGGATCATGGACGCCCGCAAAACGGCGGGGATCAAACACTTCTTCGTGGAGCAGGATGTGGTGAGCAAAGGCACCCCGCTCGAAGCCATCGCCATCAGCTTCGCCAACGTGAAAAAGCTGAGCGTGTAA
- a CDS encoding TraB/GumN family protein, with protein MKRTNYLLTACLLLWPALYGQVLAQDAALFYEITGKNLPAPSYLFGTFHLICPTDLTLTEGTRRAFAQTQQLYLELDVDDTTVMAQMQQAILLPAGKSVRDYLVREEYDLLDTYLRSSVGLGLDQLGSVKPLGLISMVYVSMLRCEPASYDLTLAQLAADTHKEVLGLEPLSDQLNALDRKPLSTQYNELVDMVRNPKQAQAEFNELLAAYKTGDLTKLSDLMKASKYAGDLKELEDNLLNARNANWIPVIERAASTKPTFFAFGAAHLMGENGVVALLRRQGYTVLGIYECKMEPVKK; from the coding sequence TTGAAACGAACGAATTACCTGCTTACGGCCTGCCTGTTGCTATGGCCTGCCCTATACGGTCAGGTGCTGGCGCAGGACGCGGCTCTGTTCTACGAAATTACGGGGAAAAATCTACCGGCCCCATCCTATCTCTTCGGCACCTTCCACCTGATCTGCCCAACCGACCTGACGCTGACCGAAGGAACGCGGCGGGCCTTTGCCCAAACCCAGCAGCTTTATCTGGAACTGGACGTAGACGACACGACGGTAATGGCTCAGATGCAGCAAGCCATTCTGCTGCCAGCGGGCAAATCGGTGCGCGATTACCTCGTTCGGGAGGAGTATGACCTGCTCGACACGTACCTGCGCTCGTCGGTGGGGCTGGGGCTCGATCAGTTGGGGAGCGTCAAACCGCTGGGCCTGATATCGATGGTGTACGTGTCGATGCTGCGTTGCGAACCTGCTTCCTACGACCTGACCCTGGCGCAACTGGCTGCCGACACCCACAAGGAGGTGCTGGGCCTGGAACCCCTGAGCGATCAGTTGAATGCCCTCGACCGAAAACCCCTTTCGACGCAGTACAACGAACTGGTGGACATGGTACGCAACCCAAAACAGGCGCAGGCAGAGTTTAACGAACTGCTGGCCGCCTACAAAACGGGCGATCTGACCAAACTCAGCGACCTGATGAAAGCCAGCAAGTATGCGGGCGACCTGAAGGAGCTTGAAGACAACCTGCTCAATGCCCGCAACGCCAACTGGATTCCCGTGATAGAGCGGGCCGCCAGCACCAAACCAACGTTCTTTGCCTTCGGGGCGGCGCATCTGATGGGCGAAAACGGCGTGGTCGCGCTGCTTCGTCGCCAGGGATACACCGTGCTCGGTATCTACGAATGCAAGATGGAGCCGGTGAAAAAATAA
- a CDS encoding tRNA1(Val) (adenine(37)-N6)-methyltransferase — MFRFKQFTIQQDRTAMKVCTDACVLGAWAQIEAGTYLLDIGTGTGLLALMAAQRNPNAQIDAVELDEAAAQQAADNVAASPFADRITVHQSAIQQFYPPSAVSPSPLRYDHILTNPPFYVNSLRSPDKAVNRALHTDELPFADLLVAVRRLLAPTGTWWVLLPPPEMAVLRQLAAAGSPTLVPVTELHLRHHDQKPVFRQLVGFRFTDSSGNVPGPVNPAILAIYEPDGRTYTAQFRALLQPYYLIF; from the coding sequence ATGTTTCGCTTCAAGCAGTTCACGATTCAGCAGGATCGCACGGCGATGAAAGTCTGTACGGATGCCTGTGTGCTGGGAGCGTGGGCGCAGATCGAGGCGGGAACGTACCTGCTCGACATTGGAACAGGCACGGGGCTGCTGGCGCTCATGGCCGCTCAGCGCAACCCGAATGCCCAAATCGACGCCGTGGAACTGGACGAGGCCGCCGCCCAACAGGCGGCCGACAACGTAGCTGCCAGCCCGTTTGCCGACCGCATTACCGTGCATCAATCGGCCATCCAGCAGTTTTATCCCCCTTCCGCGGTCAGCCCTTCTCCCCTTCGATACGACCACATCCTGACTAATCCACCCTTCTACGTCAACTCGTTGCGCTCGCCTGATAAGGCCGTTAATCGCGCCCTGCATACCGACGAGCTACCGTTTGCCGATTTGCTGGTGGCCGTGCGGCGGTTGCTGGCACCCACGGGTACGTGGTGGGTATTGCTGCCCCCGCCCGAGATGGCCGTGTTGCGCCAATTGGCAGCCGCAGGTTCGCCCACCCTGGTGCCCGTCACGGAACTACACCTGCGCCATCACGATCAGAAACCCGTTTTCCGGCAGCTGGTGGGGTTCCGGTTTACCGATTCGTCCGGCAACGTACCTGGCCCCGTCAACCCTGCGATCCTCGCCATTTACGAACCCGACGGACGGACCTACACGGCCCAGTTCCGGGCGCTACTCCAGCCGTACTACCTTATTTTTTGA
- a CDS encoding tRNA-(ms[2]io[6]A)-hydroxylase: MATSLTTLGLELPTDPRWVNIAEMNIGDILTDHAWCEQKAASSCISLIVQYSDKVKLVDMLTPVVAEEWGHFQRVLKELRKRNLPLGRQRKDLYVNALQAELRASGDYYDQLMERLLLNALIEARSCERFKLLSEHLTDEGLRRFYHELMISEAGHYRNFIELAETYVDAGRVRQRWKEILALEARILANMDIRGDRMH; this comes from the coding sequence ATGGCTACGTCACTTACCACCCTTGGGCTTGAACTCCCGACCGACCCGCGCTGGGTCAACATTGCCGAAATGAACATCGGCGACATCCTGACCGATCACGCCTGGTGCGAGCAGAAAGCCGCCTCGTCGTGCATTTCGCTCATCGTGCAGTATTCGGACAAAGTGAAGCTGGTGGACATGCTGACGCCCGTGGTAGCCGAAGAGTGGGGTCATTTTCAACGGGTGCTGAAAGAACTACGCAAGCGAAACCTGCCGCTGGGCCGCCAACGCAAAGACTTATACGTCAACGCCCTGCAAGCCGAATTGCGCGCTTCGGGCGATTATTACGATCAACTCATGGAACGGCTGCTGCTCAATGCGCTGATCGAGGCCCGGAGCTGCGAGCGGTTCAAGCTACTCTCGGAGCACCTGACCGACGAGGGCCTTCGCCGGTTTTACCACGAACTGATGATTTCGGAGGCAGGCCATTATCGCAACTTCATCGAACTGGCCGAAACCTACGTGGACGCCGGGCGGGTGCGGCAGCGCTGGAAAGAAATTCTGGCGCTGGAAGCACGAATTTTGGCCAATATGGACATACGCGGCGACCGAATGCATTAA